The following coding sequences are from one Arthrobacter sp. PvP023 window:
- a CDS encoding McrB family protein, producing MTPTAKPAMTRAPGISKEIEDAAWFVLGAGLQGKPSALDGRTQTWTTAAASELLERLERGVADSKAPMMTNLRQNLADASRPAKQLAVELLFLQSLPLAHEVKSLKVKRARVAEAASWLEPPLELPDELYQGMTDHGVIRDRTAEFNWTIWDHLKWLCRFVQHVDQQSTNAVAKALRDPLVFHQLASGTPDDQPAIRRSIEYLAWPSYFEPVVADVERQEIRDAFASLVGGAKGDSEAEITADIHRIRLYLDKQAGQRIDWYARQLVSQWRKVGDPGRRAWLLRTHHDVKDLLAAWHGEEKVTLDVEHLRLLDAGVTAGVVQHAVDEDYKHLGYVEREDNKTAVFAFLTVMKPGDLVLYQHAGVVRLGGVLGEPEHNEDNRRMRRKVRWFDDAHSMADLPRHVQRQLTTPGVIVDVTRVVQALQALLPAEAEAEADDAAEPAAVVEPVPEGFRPLTEEFAASLHMDLEPLQEIAELLEENRQLVLYGPPGTGKTYLAKHLAAQLAGDSTDERVKLVQFHPSYAYEDFFEGFRPDKTDEGQVSFKLVAGPLRRLAEEAAKPGNENKPYFLIIDEMNRANLAKVFGELYFLLEYRDDRIYLQYSPNEPFTLPDNLYIIGTMNTADRSIAMMDAAIRRRFSFIELHPKTEPVKGSLLRFLQARNLDTTPALLLDALNDAIDEWDRDLMIGPSYFMKKAAQTPTGLRRIWKYELMPLLEEHYHGQLNRAQLQERFGLEQLLGRLASR from the coding sequence ATGACCCCCACCGCGAAGCCTGCCATGACCCGCGCCCCCGGAATCTCCAAGGAGATCGAGGACGCGGCGTGGTTTGTCCTGGGTGCCGGCCTGCAGGGTAAGCCGTCAGCGCTGGACGGACGGACCCAGACGTGGACCACTGCCGCTGCTTCGGAGCTGCTGGAGCGGCTGGAGCGGGGCGTGGCGGACTCCAAGGCTCCGATGATGACCAACCTCCGGCAGAACCTTGCCGATGCCTCCCGCCCGGCAAAGCAGCTGGCTGTTGAGTTGTTGTTCCTGCAGTCGCTTCCGCTGGCCCACGAGGTCAAATCGCTGAAGGTCAAGCGTGCCCGGGTGGCCGAGGCTGCCTCCTGGCTGGAACCGCCGTTGGAACTGCCGGACGAGCTGTACCAGGGCATGACGGACCACGGAGTCATCCGTGACCGCACCGCCGAATTCAACTGGACCATCTGGGACCACTTGAAGTGGCTGTGCCGTTTCGTGCAGCACGTTGACCAGCAGTCCACGAATGCCGTGGCCAAGGCGCTGAGGGATCCGCTCGTGTTCCACCAGCTTGCGTCCGGGACACCGGATGACCAGCCGGCGATCCGCCGCAGCATCGAATACCTTGCCTGGCCGAGCTACTTCGAACCGGTGGTTGCCGACGTGGAGCGGCAGGAAATCAGGGATGCCTTCGCTTCCCTCGTGGGCGGCGCGAAGGGTGACAGCGAAGCGGAAATCACCGCCGATATCCACCGCATCCGCCTCTACTTGGACAAACAGGCCGGCCAGCGGATCGACTGGTACGCCCGCCAGCTCGTGAGCCAGTGGCGCAAGGTGGGCGACCCGGGCCGCCGCGCGTGGCTCCTGCGCACGCACCACGACGTCAAGGACCTCCTGGCGGCATGGCACGGGGAGGAGAAGGTGACGCTCGACGTCGAGCATCTGCGCCTCCTGGACGCGGGCGTTACCGCCGGCGTTGTGCAGCACGCAGTCGATGAGGACTACAAGCACCTGGGCTACGTGGAGCGCGAGGACAACAAGACCGCGGTTTTTGCCTTCCTCACGGTGATGAAGCCGGGCGACCTGGTCCTGTACCAGCACGCCGGCGTTGTCCGCCTGGGCGGGGTCCTGGGCGAGCCGGAGCATAACGAGGACAACCGCCGGATGCGCCGCAAGGTCCGCTGGTTCGACGACGCCCACAGCATGGCCGACCTGCCCCGCCACGTGCAGCGCCAGCTGACCACCCCTGGGGTCATCGTGGACGTCACCCGGGTAGTGCAGGCGCTGCAGGCGCTGCTGCCGGCCGAAGCGGAAGCGGAGGCCGACGACGCCGCCGAGCCTGCCGCCGTCGTCGAACCCGTTCCGGAGGGGTTCCGCCCCCTGACGGAGGAGTTCGCGGCGTCCCTGCACATGGACCTGGAACCGCTGCAGGAAATCGCGGAACTCCTGGAGGAGAACCGGCAGCTGGTTCTCTACGGCCCGCCCGGAACGGGCAAGACCTACCTGGCCAAACACCTGGCGGCCCAACTTGCCGGGGACAGCACCGATGAACGCGTCAAGCTGGTGCAGTTCCACCCGTCGTATGCCTACGAGGACTTCTTCGAAGGCTTCCGGCCGGACAAGACCGACGAGGGGCAGGTGTCCTTCAAGCTCGTGGCCGGTCCGCTGCGCCGCCTTGCGGAAGAGGCGGCCAAACCCGGCAACGAAAACAAGCCCTACTTCCTCATCATCGATGAGATGAACCGCGCCAACCTGGCCAAGGTGTTCGGTGAGCTGTACTTCCTGCTGGAATACCGGGACGACCGGATCTACCTGCAGTACAGCCCCAACGAGCCGTTCACGCTCCCGGACAACCTGTACATCATCGGCACCATGAACACCGCGGACCGGTCGATCGCCATGATGGACGCCGCCATCCGCCGGCGTTTCTCCTTCATTGAGCTGCACCCCAAAACTGAACCGGTGAAGGGTTCACTGCTCCGCTTCCTCCAGGCCCGGAACCTGGACACCACCCCTGCCCTCCTCCTGGACGCCCTCAACGACGCGATTGACGAATGGGACCGCGACCTCATGATCGGCCCGTCCTACTTCATGAAGAAGGCAGCCCAGACTCCTACGGGCCTGCGCCGGATCTGGAAATACGAGCTCATGCCGCTCCTGGAAGAGCACTACCACGGTCAGCTGAACCGGGCCCAGCTGCAGGAGCGCTTCGGGCTTGAGCAGCTGCTGGGCCGCCTTGCGTCCCGCTAA
- a CDS encoding thioesterase family protein yields the protein MRWGDMDAYGHINNVQMVRILEEARIAAFGPPRGAGLPGVAPQVSLFNDVEEGTMALVVEHKIRYVKTLEYRNVPAVVHLWIGAVKGASFDIHYLLQDPVTREDCVKATTHLAFVDEVTGRVLRLTSEQKERLEPFRA from the coding sequence ATGCGCTGGGGGGACATGGACGCCTACGGCCACATCAACAATGTCCAGATGGTGCGGATTCTTGAAGAAGCCCGCATTGCTGCCTTCGGACCGCCGCGCGGCGCCGGCCTGCCCGGCGTCGCGCCGCAGGTGTCCCTCTTCAACGACGTTGAAGAGGGCACCATGGCCTTGGTGGTGGAGCACAAGATCCGCTACGTGAAGACCCTCGAATACCGGAACGTGCCGGCAGTGGTCCACTTGTGGATCGGCGCCGTCAAAGGTGCCAGCTTCGACATCCACTACCTGTTGCAGGACCCAGTGACCCGGGAGGACTGCGTCAAGGCCACCACCCACCTGGCCTTCGTGGACGAGGTCACCGGCAGGGTGCTTCGTCTGACTTCCGAACAGAAGGAGCGGCTGGAGCCGTTCAGGGCCTGA
- a CDS encoding PspC domain-containing protein, whose amino-acid sequence MTFQDLTTKMFTAIRGTGLSRGPDRWIGGVCGGIAAKLGVDPNAARIVFLVLALVPGPAVTFYIWAWILLPDSTTNRIYLESWLNS is encoded by the coding sequence ATGACTTTTCAAGACCTCACCACGAAGATGTTCACGGCCATCCGGGGAACCGGGCTCAGCCGGGGACCGGACAGGTGGATCGGCGGGGTGTGCGGCGGAATAGCCGCCAAACTGGGCGTGGACCCCAATGCAGCAAGGATCGTCTTCCTGGTCCTGGCCCTGGTGCCCGGCCCGGCCGTCACGTTCTACATCTGGGCCTGGATCCTGCTGCCGGACAGCACCACGAACCGCATCTACCTGGAGTCCTGGCTCAACAGCTGA
- a CDS encoding Hpt domain-containing protein, giving the protein MDGQDGVSQLYVDPSVLQILRCELEPDAEYCTVFVNSYIQQLPRRLDRLRHAVEAMDLDAAMDAVLSVKTSSMMVGAAYLGRLADELETILKHLESHPETVAEQPPRLQLALLESMDACTDQTVAGLSAAAAA; this is encoded by the coding sequence ATGGATGGACAGGATGGCGTCAGCCAGCTGTACGTTGACCCCTCCGTGCTGCAAATACTCCGCTGTGAACTTGAGCCCGATGCCGAGTATTGCACCGTTTTCGTCAACAGCTATATCCAGCAACTGCCGCGACGGCTGGACCGGCTCCGACATGCAGTCGAAGCCATGGACCTGGACGCGGCGATGGACGCCGTCCTCAGCGTGAAGACTTCCAGCATGATGGTGGGTGCCGCGTACCTGGGCAGGCTCGCGGATGAGCTCGAAACCATCCTGAAGCACCTGGAGTCCCATCCGGAAACTGTGGCGGAGCAGCCGCCCCGGCTTCAGCTCGCCCTCCTGGAAAGCATGGATGCGTGCACGGATCAGACCGTGGCCGGCCTTTCGGCGGCGGCAGCTGCCTGA
- a CDS encoding helix-turn-helix domain-containing protein — MVRLPLTSAEVERGQRLGALLRRARGERSMLETALDARVSPETLRKIESGRVATPAFSTIAAIADVLGLSLDAVWAEISRTENGVGPARSGQKARERLAS; from the coding sequence ATGGTCAGGTTGCCGCTCACATCCGCTGAAGTCGAGCGCGGACAGCGCCTCGGTGCGCTATTGCGTCGCGCCAGGGGAGAACGCTCGATGCTCGAGACCGCGCTCGATGCGCGTGTCTCGCCGGAGACGCTCCGGAAGATCGAATCGGGCCGCGTAGCCACCCCTGCCTTCTCCACCATCGCCGCGATCGCCGATGTCCTGGGCCTCTCCCTTGATGCGGTCTGGGCCGAGATCAGCCGGACTGAAAATGGTGTCGGACCGGCACGCTCCGGTCAGAAGGCGCGTGAACGGTTGGCCTCGTAA
- the map gene encoding type I methionyl aminopeptidase, with amino-acid sequence MIEILNHTELARAKVTGALVADILHTLKSRSTVGTNLLDIDRWAAAMILEAGALSCYVDYEPSFGRGPFGHYICTAVNDAVLHGLPRDYALADGDLLTLDLAVSKDGIAADSAISFIVGDSKPPESVAMISATERALSAGIAAAGPGARIGDISHAIGSVLSEAGYPINTEFGGHGIGSTMHQDPHIANTGRPGRGYKLRPGLLLALEPWVMADTAELITDADGWTLRSATGCRTAHSEHTIAITHDGAEILTLPTPTQP; translated from the coding sequence ATGATTGAGATCCTGAATCACACCGAATTGGCCCGGGCAAAAGTGACAGGCGCCCTGGTCGCTGACATCTTGCACACACTGAAGAGCCGGAGCACAGTCGGCACAAACCTGCTGGACATCGACCGGTGGGCTGCGGCCATGATCCTCGAAGCCGGAGCGCTGTCCTGTTACGTCGACTACGAGCCGTCCTTCGGACGCGGTCCGTTCGGCCACTACATCTGCACGGCCGTCAACGACGCCGTGCTCCACGGACTGCCCCGCGACTACGCGCTTGCCGACGGCGACCTGCTGACACTCGACCTTGCCGTCTCCAAAGACGGAATCGCTGCAGACTCTGCCATCAGCTTCATCGTGGGCGATTCCAAGCCACCGGAGAGCGTCGCGATGATCAGCGCAACCGAACGCGCCTTGAGCGCAGGCATAGCAGCTGCCGGACCCGGCGCCCGCATCGGCGACATCTCCCATGCCATCGGCTCGGTCCTCAGCGAGGCGGGGTATCCGATCAACACCGAGTTCGGAGGTCATGGCATCGGATCAACGATGCATCAGGACCCGCACATTGCGAACACCGGACGGCCCGGCCGCGGATACAAACTGCGCCCAGGGCTGCTGCTCGCGCTTGAGCCGTGGGTCATGGCCGATACCGCGGAGCTCATCACGGACGCCGACGGGTGGACGCTCCGGAGTGCGACAGGCTGCCGGACAGCACACAGCGAGCATACGATCGCGATCACCCACGACGGAGCCGAGATCCTCACCCTGCCGACGCCGACCCAGCCCTGA
- a CDS encoding McrC family protein gives MLSANTGLAPAAVPPRPARQPSSAGKAVRHIVLDELSGGVVDKLDAASAAFVNASGLAKASPMGMGLFRIEPVGMVGSVRTPTVQLEVRPKDRLGLSRLLFLLSYAGNQGFREDPVAAVEDSDLWSALAVSLAQLADRALSRGVLQGYLTVDESLRTVKGRIRISDQISRRPGMLVPLEVSYDEFTEDIAENRILRAALERMARVPRVRPDVQSRLRLLLGKLDAVTRLRPGAPLPPWQATRMNARYHAVLRLSEVILRNASAEAGDGKQQTASFVVDMGQVFEDFVGTALREAMAAYPGEIRLQYNALLNEAVRDSDRLTVNPDAVHLLGGRPVVVYDTKYRAATDQGASLSADHFQMLAYCTALRVPTAWLVYAGAGEMKLRRILNTDIDVVEYPLDLSLPPSDILAAVADLAQQSWGEVVRQAGLNQR, from the coding sequence ATGCTGTCGGCTAACACCGGACTGGCGCCTGCCGCCGTGCCGCCGCGGCCGGCACGCCAGCCTTCCAGTGCCGGTAAGGCCGTCCGCCACATCGTGCTGGACGAGCTGTCCGGCGGCGTGGTGGACAAGCTTGACGCCGCCAGCGCCGCGTTCGTGAACGCCAGCGGCCTGGCCAAGGCGTCTCCCATGGGGATGGGCCTGTTCAGGATCGAGCCGGTGGGCATGGTCGGGTCGGTGCGGACGCCGACCGTGCAGCTGGAAGTGCGGCCCAAGGACCGCCTGGGCCTCAGCCGGCTGCTGTTCCTCCTCAGCTATGCGGGAAACCAGGGCTTCCGCGAAGACCCGGTGGCCGCCGTTGAGGACTCGGATCTGTGGAGCGCGCTGGCCGTGTCGCTGGCCCAGCTGGCAGACCGTGCCCTGAGCCGCGGAGTCCTGCAGGGCTACCTCACCGTGGACGAATCACTTCGGACAGTAAAGGGCCGGATCCGGATCTCGGACCAGATTTCGCGCCGGCCCGGAATGCTGGTGCCGCTGGAAGTTTCCTATGACGAGTTCACCGAAGACATTGCCGAGAACCGCATCCTGCGCGCTGCCCTGGAGCGCATGGCCAGGGTCCCGCGCGTCCGGCCGGACGTCCAGAGCCGCCTGCGGCTGCTGCTGGGAAAGCTCGACGCCGTCACGCGCCTTCGGCCCGGAGCGCCACTGCCGCCGTGGCAGGCCACCAGGATGAACGCCCGGTACCACGCGGTGCTCCGCCTCTCCGAAGTGATCCTGCGCAACGCCTCAGCCGAGGCGGGTGACGGGAAGCAGCAGACGGCGTCGTTCGTGGTGGACATGGGGCAGGTCTTCGAGGACTTTGTGGGCACGGCCCTCCGCGAAGCCATGGCGGCCTATCCCGGGGAGATACGGCTGCAGTACAACGCACTGCTGAACGAGGCTGTGCGCGATTCCGACCGGCTCACGGTGAACCCGGACGCCGTGCACCTGCTCGGCGGCCGTCCCGTGGTGGTCTACGACACGAAGTACCGGGCCGCGACTGATCAGGGCGCGTCCCTGTCCGCGGACCATTTCCAGATGCTGGCCTACTGCACGGCTTTACGCGTCCCGACCGCCTGGCTGGTGTACGCAGGCGCGGGGGAAATGAAGCTTCGCCGCATCCTTAATACGGATATCGACGTGGTGGAGTACCCGCTTGACCTTTCCCTGCCGCCGTCGGACATCCTGGCAGCGGTTGCCGACCTGGCACAGCAGTCCTGGGGCGAAGTGGTGCGGCAGGCGGGACTTAATCAAAGATGA
- a CDS encoding cell wall metabolism sensor histidine kinase WalK, with protein MSGNVTWDIKSGRILFFRRPFHEYSLRGRVALSQMPLSITAALTAVLMLLFFPGTLGNPLFIAFLATQVLILALCFFIPWHRLPFASFLVIPLLDFVSIALGREGGQEGLTGISLLAVFPVIWLCASGLYPRASLLVSFLAPLSIIWVPLFLHGNVTGQDLARTLLLPVMMLGIGVSVSVLTLSMVRQQRDLEEKDAQLRVTLKESKRQEELLNSVLETVHMGVLAVDADGHDILMNRKQRENHRLATPPGNDDPNESQLLVFQADRTTTVPVEQRPVRRAVMGESFTDNLVWLGSGSEQRAITTSARAMRDQEGAFAGSVIVFSDVTDLVNALAAKDDFVANVSHEFRTPLTSILGYVELLLDEDGGVRAPHREALMIIRRNAERLLGLVSDLLASRSGQLIVSPQAVNVAELVRASISAALPRAAAAKVRLRADAPERLEAHVDSGRMSQVLDNLVSNAIKYSPNGGDVVVSLDSEGSHLVCRVSDTGMGMSDKDQAEVFTKFFRTGNVRNTSIPGVGLGLSISKAIVEAHGGSIQLQSALGEGTTFTVRVPV; from the coding sequence ATGAGCGGCAACGTCACCTGGGACATCAAGTCCGGCCGGATACTCTTCTTCCGACGGCCGTTCCACGAGTATTCGCTGCGGGGACGGGTCGCACTGAGTCAGATGCCGCTGTCCATCACGGCGGCGCTCACCGCCGTCCTGATGCTGTTGTTCTTCCCGGGCACGCTGGGGAATCCCCTGTTCATCGCGTTCCTGGCCACGCAGGTCCTGATCCTGGCACTGTGTTTCTTCATTCCCTGGCATCGGTTGCCGTTCGCCAGCTTCCTGGTGATTCCCCTCCTTGACTTCGTCTCGATCGCGCTCGGCAGGGAGGGCGGGCAGGAGGGCCTGACCGGCATCAGCCTGCTGGCGGTTTTTCCCGTCATCTGGCTGTGCGCTTCGGGCCTTTACCCCCGAGCGTCCCTGCTGGTCTCCTTCCTCGCTCCCCTTTCCATCATCTGGGTGCCGTTGTTCCTTCACGGGAACGTCACCGGACAGGACCTGGCTCGTACCCTGCTGCTGCCGGTGATGATGCTGGGGATCGGCGTTTCCGTGAGCGTGCTGACGCTCAGCATGGTCCGGCAACAGCGGGACCTTGAGGAGAAGGACGCTCAACTGCGGGTCACCCTCAAGGAGAGCAAACGGCAGGAAGAACTGCTGAATTCGGTGCTGGAAACGGTGCACATGGGCGTCCTGGCAGTGGACGCGGACGGGCACGACATCCTCATGAACCGGAAGCAACGGGAGAACCACCGGCTCGCCACACCTCCGGGAAACGACGACCCCAACGAATCCCAGCTCCTGGTGTTCCAAGCTGACCGGACCACAACAGTCCCGGTCGAGCAACGGCCCGTCCGTCGTGCCGTGATGGGCGAGAGCTTCACGGACAACCTGGTGTGGCTGGGCAGCGGCAGCGAACAGCGCGCCATCACCACCAGCGCCCGGGCCATGCGGGACCAGGAGGGCGCCTTCGCCGGCTCGGTGATCGTCTTCAGCGATGTCACGGACCTGGTGAATGCCCTGGCGGCCAAGGACGACTTCGTGGCCAACGTGTCCCATGAGTTCCGCACTCCGCTGACCTCAATCCTCGGCTACGTGGAACTGCTGCTGGACGAAGACGGCGGCGTGCGCGCTCCCCACCGTGAAGCGCTCATGATCATCCGGCGAAACGCCGAGCGCCTGCTCGGTCTGGTGTCGGACCTCCTGGCAAGCCGGAGCGGGCAGCTTATTGTCAGCCCGCAGGCGGTGAACGTGGCTGAACTTGTCCGTGCCAGCATCAGCGCCGCGCTCCCCCGTGCCGCCGCCGCGAAGGTGCGGCTCCGTGCGGACGCTCCTGAACGGCTGGAGGCCCACGTGGATTCCGGGCGCATGTCGCAGGTACTGGATAACCTGGTGTCCAACGCCATCAAATACTCGCCGAACGGCGGTGACGTTGTGGTGTCACTGGACTCTGAGGGTTCCCACCTGGTTTGCCGGGTGAGCGATACGGGCATGGGCATGAGCGACAAGGATCAAGCGGAGGTGTTTACGAAGTTCTTCCGCACCGGCAACGTGCGGAACACTTCCATCCCGGGTGTGGGCCTGGGCTTATCCATCAGCAAGGCCATTGTTGAAGCACACGGCGGAAGCATCCAGCTTCAGAGCGCACTGGGAGAGGGCACCACATTCACCGTCAGGGTGCCGGTCTAG
- a CDS encoding TetR/AcrR family transcriptional regulator, protein MNPMPDPAPVRPALAGEAVISGADARQRIVDTAYELFARRGIRDVGVNELISRAGVAKATFYRHFASKDELVLAFLEQRDRLWTVDTIVADARRRGGTPAEQLLAIFDVFGDWFRRDDFEACSFINILLEMGANHPLGRASIDYLARIRGHVRQLAEEAGLRDTEDFSRSWHILMKGSIISATEGDADAAKRAQAMARTLIAQFLPQA, encoded by the coding sequence ATGAACCCCATGCCAGATCCTGCACCGGTTCGGCCTGCCCTGGCGGGTGAGGCCGTAATCAGTGGTGCCGACGCACGGCAGCGGATCGTCGATACGGCCTACGAGCTCTTCGCCCGCCGCGGGATCCGCGATGTGGGCGTCAATGAGCTGATTAGCCGCGCCGGCGTCGCCAAGGCAACGTTCTACCGGCACTTTGCATCCAAGGATGAACTGGTACTCGCCTTCCTGGAGCAGCGGGACCGGCTGTGGACCGTGGACACGATTGTCGCAGACGCGCGCCGCCGGGGCGGAACACCCGCTGAGCAGCTCCTGGCGATCTTTGACGTCTTTGGCGACTGGTTCCGGCGAGACGATTTTGAGGCATGCTCCTTTATCAACATCCTCCTGGAAATGGGTGCCAACCATCCGCTAGGTCGGGCAAGCATCGACTACCTCGCCCGGATCCGCGGCCACGTCCGGCAGTTGGCCGAGGAAGCGGGCCTCCGGGACACCGAGGATTTCTCCCGTTCATGGCACATCCTCATGAAGGGGTCCATCATCTCCGCGACCGAAGGTGACGCCGACGCGGCAAAGCGGGCGCAGGCGATGGCGCGGACATTGATTGCGCAGTTCCTGCCGCAGGCCTGA
- a CDS encoding response regulator transcription factor, whose product MSESRVGLVIEDDHDIRELVRVVLVQAGFDVQVASSGAAGVVAAKELNPAVITLDLGLPDIDGFEVARQIREFSDAYIVMLTARAEELDTLIGLESGADDYLTKPFRPRELRARVAAMMRRPRSTSDSSAAGKAPAVAGDPGRTLTHNGLEFSYDARTVSVDGRELHLTRTEFDLLHALLEAGRMVRTKSELVRRLRDEPYDVGGYISEADERSVEVHMGNLRKKLGDSPQNPRWLQTVRGVGYRLAPAER is encoded by the coding sequence ATGAGTGAATCACGTGTGGGTCTGGTAATCGAGGATGACCACGACATCCGTGAGCTGGTGCGCGTGGTGTTGGTCCAGGCCGGCTTCGACGTCCAAGTCGCGAGCAGCGGGGCGGCCGGCGTCGTTGCCGCCAAGGAACTCAACCCGGCAGTCATCACCCTGGACTTGGGCCTTCCGGACATCGACGGCTTTGAGGTAGCGCGCCAGATCAGGGAGTTCTCTGACGCATACATCGTGATGCTGACGGCCCGCGCCGAGGAACTGGATACCCTCATCGGACTGGAGTCCGGCGCGGACGACTACCTGACGAAGCCTTTCCGTCCCCGGGAACTGCGTGCGCGTGTCGCCGCCATGATGCGGCGTCCGCGTTCGACGTCGGACTCTTCCGCCGCCGGCAAGGCGCCTGCCGTAGCCGGCGACCCCGGCCGGACCCTGACGCACAACGGCCTTGAGTTCAGCTACGACGCGCGGACCGTGAGTGTGGACGGACGCGAACTGCACCTGACGCGCACCGAATTCGATCTGTTGCACGCCCTCCTGGAAGCAGGGCGGATGGTGCGGACCAAATCCGAACTCGTGAGGCGGCTGCGGGACGAACCGTACGACGTCGGAGGCTACATCTCAGAGGCGGACGAGCGGTCCGTTGAGGTGCATATGGGTAACCTCCGCAAGAAGCTGGGCGACAGTCCGCAGAACCCGCGCTGGCTGCAGACCGTGCGCGGGGTGGGCTACCGGTTGGCCCCCGCCGAGCGCTGA